A DNA window from Fragaria vesca subsp. vesca linkage group LG3, FraVesHawaii_1.0, whole genome shotgun sequence contains the following coding sequences:
- the LOC101313684 gene encoding probable lysine-specific demethylase JMJ14-like, protein MARLFSLPSILSLVLAIALDGSGCSNGGGGMGMYRGIGFFGLGLLGYQEVLVLIDLDEVIERVFLILVLQAMEETGFAAESQPKEVHSSNNKQRSDNTVECSDSLLSQKIAARWVPDEACRPVIDDAPVFYPTAEEFADTLGYIAKIWTQAESYGICRIVPPHSWIPPCPLKEKDMWENAKFSTRIQQVDLLQNRESMKKKTRGRKRKRRRHSKRRAEANAASDTDEKFGFQSGSDFTFAEFQRHAFTFKESYFGTQDCKEGSNSGGNNKKRWEPSAEDIEGEYWRIVEQPTDEVEVYYGADLETGVFGSGFPKASSVVTKSDPDLYAMSGWNLNNLPRLPGSVLCFEESDISGVLVPWLYVGMCFSSFCWHVEDHHLYSLNYLHFGDPKVWYGVSGSRATSLEQAMRKHLPDLFEEQPDLLNELVTQLSPSVLKSEGVPVHRVVQHAGEFVLTFPRAYHAGFNCGFNCAEAVNVAPVDWLQHGQTAVELYSKQCRKTSLSHDKLLLRSALDAVQVLGQTSLGTKFISNRSWQKVCGKDGMLTKAVKRRVEMEEERLDRLPICWKSQKMDRDFDSNTERECFSCFYDLHLSAASCNCSPDRFSCLKHAKHFCSCEMTQRYVLLRYTVEELNLLVKALEGELDAIHVWASKDSGVVSIDYTHKCAAKKPKLDGASKSCDPMEIMPDCPISEDKVNMNGSCSSSSHVSSAVVQSGSPDDHNGHESLVVNAAPKVEHDCSFDLNLNCASDEHESKVIDVSDGCDNKTSTIEEETSTSMSNQEKASMSEGNKLFGVDLGLSRPASNIPPISSSKTEIVDTAAVNASMRQKSYQSRSLSLVEPLNFGSLMAGNYWCTKQVIYPKGFRSRIKYYSVLDPTKLCSYISEVLDAGLLGPLFKVSLEEYPEESFANVSADKCWEMVLNRLNNEISRRSSLAERGLPPLQYSQSINGFAMFGFLSQPIVEAIEALDPDHQCTEYWNHRRKQQHSSVPSSLGLPQTKLFGINMTNKEQNEGEHSINETQLVLRRLIEKANPTPEEFRTLHRIFSSQSVESRVACADLIEEMQRNVDNMKP, encoded by the exons ATGGCTCGTCTCTTCTCTCTCCCCTCTATCCTCTCTCTTGTCCTTGCCATAGCCCTTGACGGCAGTGGGTGTTCGAATGGTGGTGGCGGGATGGGCAT GTACAGAGGAATTGGATTCTTTGGTTTAGGATTGTTGGGTTATCAAGAGGTTTTGGTTTTGATTGATTTGGATGAGGTCATTGAAAGAGTTTTCTTGATATTGGTTTTGCAGGCAATGGAAGAGACGGGTTTTGCAGCAGAATCTCAGCCAAAAGAG GTTCATTCTTCTAACAACAAGCAGAGAAGTGATAACACAGTTGAGTGCTCTGACAGTCTTCTAAGTCAAAAG ATAGCAGCCAGATGGGTTCCAGATGAAGCATGTCGGCCTGTTATTGATGATGCACCTGTATTTTATCCAACTGCAGAG GAGTTCGCAGATACGCTTGGTTACATAGCAAAGATTTGGACACAGGCTGAATCTTATGGTATTTGTCGGATTGTCCCTCCACATTCCTGGATCCCTCCTTGCCCTCTTAAAGAGAAAGACATGTGGGAAAATGCAAAATTTTCTACACGTATTCAACAAGTTGACTTGCTTCAAAATAGGGAGTCCATGAAAAAGAAAACTCGAGGTCGGAAGCGAAAACGACGAAGACACTCAAAGAGACGTGCAGAAGCTAATGCTGCTTCTGACACTGATGAGAAGTTTGGGTTCCAGTCAGGATCAGACTTTACATTTGCAGAGTTTCAGAGACATGCCTTTACTTTCAAGGAAAGTTACTTTGGAACACAAGACTGTAAGGAGGGTTCAAATTCTGGTGGAAATAACAAAAAAAGATGGGAACCCTCTGCGGAGGATATTGAAGGTGAATACTGGCGAATAGTTGAGCAACCAACAGATGAGGTTGAG GTTTACTATGGAGCTGACTTGGAAACAGGAGTATTTGGAAGTGGTTTTCCCAAGGCATCATCCGTAGTAACTAAGAGTGACCCAGATCTATATGCAATGTCAGGCTGGAATCTAAATAACTTGCCTCGCCTGCCTGGTTCGGTACTATGTTTTGAGGAAAGTGATATATCGGGAGTTCTAGTCCCATGGCTCTACGTTGGGATGTGCTTTTCTTCATTTTGCTGG CATGTTGAGGACCACCACCTTTATTCGCTAAATTATCTGCATTTTGGTGACCCAAAAGTATGGTATGGAGTGTCCGGAAGCCGTGCTACCTCTCTGGAACAAGCAATGAGAAAGCATTTGCCGGATTTGTTCGAGGAACAACCTGATTTACTCAATGAACTG GTTACTCAGCTATCCCCGTCAGTTTTAAAGTCTGAGGGTGTACCTGTGCATCGAGTTGTCCAACATGCTGGGGAGTTCGTTCTTACCTTCCCGAGGGCATATCACGCTGGATTTAATTGCGGTTTCAACTGTGCCGAGGCAGTAAATGTCGCCCCTGTTGATTGGTTACAACATGGCCAAACTGCAGTTGAGCTTTACAGTAAGCAGTGTCGCAAGACATCACTGTCACACGACAAATTGTTACTGCGGTCAGCTCTGGACGCCGTGCAGGTTCTCGGACAGACATCACTTGGAACAAAGTTTATTAGCAATCGGAGCTGGCAAAAAGTTTGTGGCAAAGATGGTATGCTCACCAAAGCAGTTAAG AGACGAGTGGAGATGGAGGAGGAAAGATTGGATCGTCTTCCAATTTGTTGGAAGTCGCAAAAGATGGACAGAGACTTTGATTCGAACACTGAGAGAGAATGTTTTTCGTGCTTCTATGACTTACACTTATCGGCTGCCAGCTGCAACTGCTCTCCTGACCGATTTTCATGTCTCAAACATGCAAAGCATTTCTGTTCATGTGAAATGACTCAGAGATATGTCCTTCTCCGCTACACTGTCGAGGAATTAAATCTGCTGGTCAAAGCATTGGAAGGGGAGTTGGATGCCATTCACGTATGGGCATCCAAGGATTCTGGAGTAGTTTCTATAGACTACACTCATAAGTGTGCGGCTAAGAAGCCTAAGCTGGATGGAGCTTCCAAGTCTTGTGATCCCATGGAAATTATGCCTGATTGCCCAATTTCAGAAGATAAGGTTAACATGAATGGATCTTGCAGTTCCTCTAGTCATGTTTCTTCTGCAGTAGTTCAGTCAGGGTCACCGGATGATCATAATGGACATGAGTCTTTGGTTGTGAATGCTGCACCAAAGGTGGAGCATGATTGCAGTTTTGATTTGAATCTCAATTGTGCGTCTGATGAACATGAAAGCAAGGTAATTGACGTATCTGACGGCTGTGATAATAAGACTAGCACAATTGAGGAAGAAACATCCACATCAATGTCCAATCAAGAGAAGGCGAGCATGTCTGAGGGTAATAAGTTGTTTGGTGTTGATCTGGGCTTATCACGTCCTGCTTCAAACATACCACCAATCAGTTCTTCGAAAACTGAAATTGTTGATACCGCGGCTGTGAATGCATCCATGAGACAAAAAAGCTATCAATCAAGATCTTTGAGTCTTGTTGAGCCTTTGAATTTCGGATCTCTCATGGCTGGGAACTATTGGTGCACTAAGCAGGTCATATATCCTAAAG GGTTCAGAAGCCGAATTAAGTACTACAGTGTGCTGGACCCGACAAAACTGTGTAGTTATATATCAGAAGTTCTTGATGCTGGGCTTCTTGGGCCCCTATTTAAG GTTAGTTTAGAAGAATACCCAGAGGAGTCTTTTGCGAATGTATCAGCAGACAAGTGCTGGGAGATGGTACTAAATAGACTAAACAATGAAATAAGTAGACGGAGTAGTCTAGCCGAAAGAGGGCTACCCCCTTTACAGTATTCACAGAGCATTAACGGGTTTGCAATGTTTGGCTTTCTCTCCCAACCCATTGTTGAG GCTATTGAGGCACTTGATCCGGATCATCAATGCACGGAGTACTGGAATCACAGGCGTAAGCAGCAGCATTCATCTGTACCAAGCTCTCTAGGATTGCCACAGACGAAACTCTTTGGTATAAATATGACAAACAAGGAGCAAAATGAGGGTGAGCACTCAATCAATGAGACACAGTTAGTATTACGAAGACTCATAGAGAAGGCGAATCCAACTCCCGAAGAGTTTAGGACATTACATAGAATCTTCTCCAGTCAGTCAGTCGAATCGAGAGTGGCATGCGCAGACTTGATTGAAGAGATGCAGAGAAATGTAGATAACATGAAGCCATAG
- the LOC101303398 gene encoding 60S ribosomal protein L27a-2-like, translated as MTTSLKKNRKKRGHVSAGHGRIGKHRKHPGGRGNAGGMHHHRILFDKYHPGYFGKVGMRYFHKLRNKFYCPIVNVDKLWSLVPQEVKDKASKNDVPLIDVTQHGYFKILGKGKLPADRPVVVKAKLISKVAEKKIKEAGGAVVLTALGFFFLLALDLCGFCGLYFYKIIGILVNFMHSWLILEN; from the coding sequence ATGACGACCAGTTTGAAGAAGAACCGAAAGAAGAGAGGCCACGTCAGCGCCGGCCACGGCCGTATCGGGAAGCACCGCAAGCACCCCGGCGGCAGAGGAAACGCTGGAGGGATGCACCACCACCGGATCCTGTTCGACAAGTACCACCCGGGGTATTTTGGTAAAGTTGGGATGAGATACTTCCACAAGCTTCGCAACAAGTTCTACTGCCCCATCGTCAACGTCGACAAGCTCTGGTCCTTGGTGCCGCAGGAGGTCAAGGACAAGGCCTCCAAAAACGACGTGCCGTTGATTGACGTGACGCAGCACGGGTACTTCAAGATTTTGGGTAAGGGGAAGCTGCCGGCGGACCGGCCTGTGGTGGTGAAGGCTAAGCTTATTTCGAAGGTTGCGGAGAAGAAGATCAAGGAGGCCGGCGGCGCTGTGGTTCTCACCGCCTTAGGTTTTTTTTTTTTGCTTGCTTTAGATTTATGTGGATTTTGTGGTTTATACTTTTATAAAATAATTGGGATTTTAGTTAATTTTATGCATTCTTGGTTGATTTTGGAAAATTGA
- the LOC101313968 gene encoding disease resistance protein RPM1-like gives MALSATDLLIGKLATILENEGTTIAGVRDEVDKIKQELLSMKAFLEDAEAKKVQTEGEKLWVASIRDLAYDVEDIIDEFMYHMYEKQSGGRLFRGLHKIIHAPNDILFRRSIAKKLQKITETIKAIPERNLRYSFRLTVGTSASTEDTYKWVQNQVESSFLITDDELVGIEKKKQILIGWLLGKEQNQTVVSVVGMGGSGKTTLVATTYTNERVKRHFNCYAWITISQTYVIADLFRSLIMQLHKSRKKDIPANLNAMSHTELQDTLVNYLESKRYLVVLDDVWDNKVWKEIRVSLLDQRLGSRIILTTRKEDIASSSFGVESHVHYIQPLQKNDAWELFRKKAFSTNHDKACPPELDFLARGLVEKCEGLPLAVVALGGLMSSKTSPDQWHRVFKSLNWHLNNNSLLDPVKTLLLLSFNDLPSRLKHCFLYCSLFAEDYSIQRKRIIRLWIAEGFVEYAKGVTPEEVADGYLLELCFRSMLQVVERNVTGRPKKVKMHDLMRELALSTCEREKFGLVHDGREVMEDISSRRLSIHATSDGGEIKSFLGMSNIRSLLVFATDMSSMSLLNANALLSRSKLLRSLDLEGVQIDKLPDAVASMFNLRYLNLRGTLIRELPKSIGRLRNLQFLNMRDSKIESLPQGIIKLFNLRHLIVSRHTGDSQDFKIAWGTKAPSDICKLQKLQILTYIESEGDTIRLIGNLTQLLSIGISNLKERDGIDLWFSLKKLTLLHTLDLMASNEEEILPVNAQCPPLPHLRRLLFNGRLLPNVTPWISSLHSLTLLCLRWSRLEDDLLPHIEALPNLTRLYLCNAYVGEELYFRRGFVKLVRLELLNFASLKKITIEKGVMPDLRYLRVDGFMELKAVPLGLEYLSNLQSLSLKDVPTEIINPIRKEGEDRKNVQHIPEIRHFFQQSSKWFYENLS, from the coding sequence ATGGCCTTGTCTGCAACAGACCTCTTGATCGGTAAACTTGCGACTATTCTTGAGAACGAAGGAACCACCATAGCCGGTGTTCGTGATGAAGTTGACAAGATTAAGCAGGAGCTTCTAAGCATGAAAGCTTTCCTCGAGGACGCGGAAGCCAAAAAGGTACAAACTGAAGGAGAGAAATTGTGGGTTGCAAGCATCAGAGACTTAGCCTATGACGTTGAAGATATCATTGATGAGTTCATGTATCACATGTATGAGAAGCAGAGTGGGGGTCGGCTTTTTAGGGGTCTACACAAAATCATTCATGCTCCAAATGATATCTTGTTCAGGCGTAGTATTGCAAAGAAGTTGCAAAAAATCACTGAAACAATAAAAGCCATTCCTGAGAGGAATCTAAGATATAGTTTCCGCCTTACTGTAGGAACAAGTGCTAGTACTGAAGATACATACAAATGGGTGCAGAACCAAGTGGAGTCTTCCTTTCTCATTACTGATGATGAACTTGTGGGGATTGAAAAAAAGAAGCAGATTCTGATTGGATGGCTCCTGGGCAAAGAGCAAAACCAAACTGTTGTCTCCGTGGTTGGGATGGGAGGATCTGGGAAGACTACTCTGGTTGCCACGACCTACACCAATGAAAGGGTAAAGAGACATTTCAATTGTTATGCGTGGATTACAATTTCCCAAACTTATGTTATTGCAGACTTGTTTCGAAGTTTAATCATGCAACTCCATAAATCAAGGAAGAAAGATATTCCTGCAAACTTGAATGCCATGAGCCACACAGAATTACAAGATACACTGGTTAACTACTTGGAGTCCAAACGGTACTTGGTTGTTCTAGATGATGTGTGGGATAACAAAGTCTGGAAAGAAATAAGGGTATCACTACTTGATCAAAGACTCGGAAGTCGAATAATACTGACAACCCGAAAAGAAGACATAGCATCAAGTTCTTTTGGAGTTGAAAGCCATGTTCACTACATCCAACCCCTGCAAAAGAATGACGCTTGGGAGCTCTTCAGAAAGAAAGCGTTCTCAACTAACCATGACAAAGCTTGTCCACCCGAGCTTGACTTTCTAGCTCGGGGACTTGTGGAAAAGTGTGAAGGCCTTCCTCTGGCTGTTGTTGCTTTGGGTGGTCTAATGTCTTCAAAAACGTCACCAGATCAATGGCACAGAGTCTTCAAGAGTTTGAATTGGCATTTAAATAACAATTCATTGCTTGACCCTGTGAAAACCCTCTTGTTGCTTAGCTTCAATGATTTGCCATCCCGATTGAAGCATTGCTTCCTCTATTGTTCCCTTTTTGCAGAAGATTATTCAATTCAAAGGAAAAGGATTATTAGATTGTGGATAGCTGAAGGATTTGTTGAATATGCGAAAGGGGTCACGCCGGAAGAAGTTGCAGATGGCTATCTTTTGGAACTCTGCTTCCGTAGCATGTTACAAGTTGTAGAAAGAAATGTAACAGGGAGACCGAAAAAAGTTAAGATGCATGATCTTATGCGAGAGCTTGCTTTGTCAACATGCGAGAGAGAAAAGTTTGGTCTTGTCCACGACGGGAGAGAAGTAATGGAAGACATCTCAAGCCGTCGCTTGTCAATTCACGCAACGAGTGATGGAGGAGAAATCAAATCATTCCTGGGTATGTCAAATATTCGTTCTCTTCTTGTCTTTGCCACTGACATGTCCTCAATGTCTTTATTAAATGCAAATGCACTACTTTCTCGATCCAAATTGTTGAGGAGTCTAGACTTGGAGGGTGTTCAAATTGATAAATTGCCAGATGCAGTTGCTTCCATGTTCAACTTGAGATATTTAAATTTGAGGGGCACTTTAATCAGGGAACTTCCAAAGTCCATAGGGCGTCTCCGCAACCTTCAATTTCTGAACATGAGGGACAGTAAGATAGAGTCACTTCCACAAGGAATTATAAAGTTGTTCAACCTGCGCCATCTAATTGTGTCTCGCCACACTGGAGACTCTCAAGACTTCAAAATTGCATGGGGAACAAAAGCGCCTTCAGATATTTGCAAGTTGCAGAAATTGCAAATTTTAACATATATTGAATCAGAAGGGGACACAATCAGACTTATCGGCAACTTAACACAACTTCTGAGCATCGGCATATCGAATTTGAAAGAAAGAGATGGGATAGACCTTTGGTTTTCACTTAAAAAGTTGACTCTGCTTCACACGTTGGACTTAATGGCAAGTAATGAAGAAGAAATTCTTCCAGTGAATGCACAATGTCCGCCTCTTCCACACCTTCGACGGCTTTTGTTTAATGGCAGACTACTGCCAAACGTAACACCTTGGATTTCTTCACTGCATAGCCTCACACTTTTGTGTCTGCGTTGGTCAAGACTTGAAGACGATTTACTACCTCATATTGAAGCACTGCCCAATTTGACAAGGCTATATCTCTGTAATGCATATGTGGGAGAAGAGTTGTATTTCCGCAGAGGCTTTGTAAAGCTGGTGAGATTGGAGTTGTTGAATTTTGCATCGTTGAAAAAGATTACTATAGAGAAAGGGGTGATGCCCGATCTCCGATACTTACGGGTTGATGGCTTCATGGAATTGAAGGCAGTGCCGCTGGGTCTCGAATACCTTTCAAATCTACAAAGCCTGAGCCTGAAAGATGTTCCAACAGAAATTATAAACCCCATTCGGAAAGAAGGTGAGGATCGCAAAAATGTACAACACATCCCTGAGATCAGACATTTTTTCCAACAGTCATCCAAGTGGTTCTACGAAAACTTGTCCTAG